Sequence from the Sphingomonas koreensis genome:
CGCTACAAGGCGATCGTCTCGGGCCGTCCGAAAACGGGCAGCGGAACCGTCGATGCGCCGCTTGCGCGGTCGCCGCAGAACCGCAAGAAAATGGCGATCGTCGCTGGCGGCAAACGCGCCGTGACGCACTGGCGATTGCATGAACTTCATGAACTTCACGAGGCGGCCCTGGTCGAATGCCGGCTCGAAACCGGCCGCACCCATCAGGTACGCGTCCACATGGCGTCCATCGGCCACCCCTTGATCGGGGACCCGGTTTATGGCAGAACGAAAAAGGAACACCGTGAGCTGTTGGAAACCCTGGGTTTCCATCGTCAGGCCTTACATGCAGCACATTTGGGGTTTATCCACCCCATAGATAGCCGGGCTTTGGCCTTTGAAAGCCAAATGCCGGCCGACATGCAGGAACTGTTCGACCAGCTCGTCGTATAGATTTTCACAGACCCGTCTTCGGAGGGTCGCGCACCGTCCTCGCCGCGTGAGGGGGGACGCACAAAGGGAGAATGTAGATCATGGCAAGCGGAAGCAACGTCCCGGCGACGATCCCCGCACTCGGCGGTGAGCAGAGCCTCAACCGCTACCTGGCCGAGATCAAGAAGTTTCCGATCCTGGCGCCCGAGCAGGAATATATGCTCGCCAAGCGCTTTCAGGAACATGGCGATCCCGAAGCTGCCGCGCAGCTCGTGACCAGCCATTTGCGCCTCGTTGCGAAGATCGCGATGGGCTACCGCGGCTATGGCCTGCCGGTGTCCGAGCTGATCTCCGAGGGCAATATCGGCCTGATGCAGGGTGTGAAGAAGTTCGAGCCCGATCGCGGCTTCCGCCTCGCCACCTATGCGATGTGGTGGATCCGCGCCTCGATCCAGGAATTCATCCTGCGCTCGTGGAGCCTCGTGAAGATGGGCACGACCGCCGCGCAGAAGAAGCTGTTCTTCAACCTGCGCCGCATGAAGGCCAAGCTCGACGCGTTCGAGGATGGCGACCTTTCCCCCGAGCATCTCGCCAAGATCGCCAAGGATCTGGGCGTGACCGAGGAAGAGGTCACGTCGATGAACCGCCGCATGGCGATGGGCGGCGACACGTCGCTCAACGTGCCGATGCGCGAGGATGGCGAGGGTCAGTGGCAGGATTGGCTGGCCGACGACAGCGCGCTGCAGGACGAGGTCGTGGCCGAGGCGCAGGAGGCGGATGTCCGCCACACCATGCTGACCGAGGCGATGGACGAGCTCAACGAGCGCGAACAGCACATCCTGACCGAGCGCCGCCTGACCGACGATCCCAAGACGCTCGAGGAACTCTCGCAGGTCTACGGCGTGTCGCGTGAGCGCGTCCGCCAGATCGAGGTGCGTGCGTTCGAGAAGCTGCAAAAGGCGATGATGCGGCTGGCCGGCGACCGGCGTCTGCTCGCCGTCGGCTGACGGCACGGCCGGGGGCGGAGTTGGCGGCAGCGATTGGCAAGCGGCGATGGGGCCGCCGGCTCGTCATCTGGGCCGGCAAGGCTCTGCTGGCGTTCATCGCCGGCTCGCTGCTGCTGGTGCTGATCTTCCGTTTCGTCCCCCCGCCCTTCACGCTGACCATGGCGGGCGATCTGGTCTCGGGCCATGGTATCACCAAGCAATGGACGCCGCTGAGCCGGATCGACCCCGACATGGCGCGGGCCGCGATCGCCGCAGAGGATTCGTCCTTCTGCACGCATAGCGGCTTCGACTATGACGCGATCGCTGCGGCGATGTACCGCAATGCCAAGGGCGGCAAGGTGCTGCGCGGCGGATCGACCATCAGCCAGCAGACCGCGAAGAACGTCTTCCTGTGGCAAGGCGGCGGCTTCTTCCGCAAGGGGCTGGAGGCGTGGTTCACCATCCTGATCGAGCTGATCTGGCCCAAGAAGCGGATCATGGAAGTCTATCTGAACGTCGCAGAGACGGGGATCGGCACCTATGGCGTCGAGGCGGGCTCGCAACGCTATTTCGGGCACAGCGCGTCGAAGATGACCCGCGCCGAAGCCGCGCGCATCGCCGCGGTGCTGCCGCTACCCAAGAAAAGGGCGGGCGTCGCCCCAAAGGGTTTCACCCGCCGCTATGGCAATGCGATCACGGCGCGGATCGGCGTCGTTCAGAATGAAGGGCTGGACGCCTGCCTGCGCTGAACGCCCGCAGAAATCATTTTCCTACACGCCGTCGATCTGAAACACCTGCCTGACGCTCTTTCGCATCGTCAGGCAATTCGAACCGAACCGGCTACTGGACCGAATTCCCGATCCGCTGGCCCGCCTTCTCGGCAGCATCGCCGACCTTCTCCGCACCCTCGCCCACCTTCTTGGCCGCTTCGGTGATGGCAGCGTCTTTGTTGGTCTGGCTGCTCTTCTCGCCAAGGAAGAAGAAGGCACCGACCACCACGACCACCAGGGCGATGAGGCCCAGGATCAATCCGCCGCCACCGCCGCGGCGTTCGATGATCGTCGTCGTGTGCGTCGGCGTTTCGACGCGGGTCGCTTCGCTGCGGTCATCATCGCTCATGTCGTACCTCCCGATGGATTGACAGACAGGCGACCCTAACGGCCGCAGCGAACCAATTGTTCCCGTTGCGAAATCTTCAGAAGGGCAGCTTGAAGCCCGGCGGCAGCGGGATGCCGCTGGAAAGCTTCGACATCTCGCTCTGCGCAGCCGCATCCGCCTTCGCCCGTGCGTCGTTGAGCGCGGCCGCGATCAGATCCTCCAGCATCTGCTTCTCGCTGGGCGCGAGCAGCGATTCGTCGATATCGACGCCGATGATGCGGCCCTTGGCGCTGGCCTTGACCTTGATCAGGCCGCCGCCGGAAACGCCTTCGACCTCGATCCCGTCGAGATTGGCCTGGGCCTTGGTCAGCTCGTCCTGAACGTTCTGCGCCATGGCCATGATGTCTTCGATACTCTTCATGCGGTCCTCCGGATTGGGGTCCAGCCGATCAGCTCGGCTTCGGGAAATGCTTCGAACGCGGCGGCGACGACGGGCGAACGCAACACCGCGTCGCGCTCTGCTGCGGCATCGGCGGCCTTGACTTCGGCGAGCGTCTCGGCGCCCGGGGCGTCGATCACGCGCAGAGACCAGCGCTTGCCCAGCACGCGGCGGATCGCCTGCTCGAAATCGCTCACCAGATCGGCGGGCAACCCCTGGCTGCTGACTTCGATCACCGGCTCCTTGAACGCGATCACGCGCATGAGGTTGCGCGCGCGCGCGGCGACGTGATGCTCGTGCGCCGCTTCCAGCCGTTCCAGCGCCTCCGCCAGCGACCGCGGCGCGGGCGGTTCGGCCGGGCCCGAGGGCGCGGCCACCGGCGCGGCGCCGACCGGAAGGCCTTCGGCGATCTTGCGCGCCAGATCGCCCGGATCGGGCAGGGTCGAGGCGTGGATGACGCGGAGCAGCGCCATCTCGCACGCCTCGATCGGCAGCGCGGCGCGGATCACCTCGTCATGACCGCGCAGCAGCAGCTGCCACAGCCGGTGGAGCGCCGGGAAGCCGAGCTTGCCAGCCCATTCCGCCAGCGCCGCAGTCTCTTCCGCCGCCTGACCCGGAACCGCCTCGTTGCCGAGCTTCGACAGGGTCACGCGGTGGACCGTCTCGAGCAGCGACTTGAGCACCGCCTGGGGATCGACGCCCAGATCATACTGGTCGCGCAGCGCGCCCAATGCGCCCGGCGCGTCACCCTCGATCACCCGCCCGAACAGCGCGCGGATCGCGTTGCGGTCCGAGAGGCCGAGCATGGTGCGGACCGCATCGGCGCTCACCGCCCCGCCCTCGATCCCGGCATGCGCGATGGCCTGATCGAGGATCGACAGGCCGTCGCGGGCCGAGCCCTCGGCCGCGCGGGCGATCATCGCCAGCGCCTCGGGCTCGGCCTCGGCGCCCTCGGCCGCGACTACCTCGGCGAAATGCGCGGCGAGCTTCTCGGCCGGGATGCGGCGCAGGTCGAAGCGCTGGCAGCGCGACAGCACCGTCACCGGCACCTTCTGGACCTCGGTCGTCGCGAACAGGAACTTCACATGGCCCGGCGGTTCCTCGAGCGTCTTGAGCAGCGCGTTGAACGCGTTCTTCGACAGCATGTGGACTTCGTCGATAATGTAGATCTTGTACCGCGCCGACACCGCCGCGTAGCGCGACGCGTCGATGATCTCGCGGACATCGTCGACGCCGGTATGGCTCGCCGCGTCCATCTCGATCACATCGATATGCCGCCCCTCGGCGATCGCGCGGCAGGGTTCGCACACCCCGCACGGATCGATCGTCGGCCCGCCCTGCCCGTCCGGCCCGATGCAGTTCAGCGCCTTGGCGATCAGCCGCGCGGTCGAGGTCTTGCCGACCCCGCGCACGCCGGTCAGCAGAAAGGCGTGCGCCAGCCGGTCGCGCCGAATCGCATTGCCCAGCGTCTGCACCATCGCATCCTGCCCGATGAGCTGGGCGAAGGTCTGCGGCCGGTATTTGCGCGCGAGCACGCGATAGGCGGCATCACGGGGCTGTGCCGGTTCGT
This genomic interval carries:
- the mtgA gene encoding monofunctional biosynthetic peptidoglycan transglycosylase, translated to MWAGKALLAFIAGSLLLVLIFRFVPPPFTLTMAGDLVSGHGITKQWTPLSRIDPDMARAAIAAEDSSFCTHSGFDYDAIAAAMYRNAKGGKVLRGGSTISQQTAKNVFLWQGGGFFRKGLEAWFTILIELIWPKKRIMEVYLNVAETGIGTYGVEAGSQRYFGHSASKMTRAEAARIAAVLPLPKKRAGVAPKGFTRRYGNAITARIGVVQNEGLDACLR
- a CDS encoding DNA polymerase III subunit gamma/tau → MSDSLGLDEPAQPRDAAYRVLARKYRPQTFAQLIGQDAMVQTLGNAIRRDRLAHAFLLTGVRGVGKTSTARLIAKALNCIGPDGQGGPTIDPCGVCEPCRAIAEGRHIDVIEMDAASHTGVDDVREIIDASRYAAVSARYKIYIIDEVHMLSKNAFNALLKTLEEPPGHVKFLFATTEVQKVPVTVLSRCQRFDLRRIPAEKLAAHFAEVVAAEGAEAEPEALAMIARAAEGSARDGLSILDQAIAHAGIEGGAVSADAVRTMLGLSDRNAIRALFGRVIEGDAPGALGALRDQYDLGVDPQAVLKSLLETVHRVTLSKLGNEAVPGQAAEETAALAEWAGKLGFPALHRLWQLLLRGHDEVIRAALPIEACEMALLRVIHASTLPDPGDLARKIAEGLPVGAAPVAAPSGPAEPPAPRSLAEALERLEAAHEHHVAARARNLMRVIAFKEPVIEVSSQGLPADLVSDFEQAIRRVLGKRWSLRVIDAPGAETLAEVKAADAAAERDAVLRSPVVAAAFEAFPEAELIGWTPIRRTA
- a CDS encoding YbaB/EbfC family nucleoid-associated protein, encoding MKSIEDIMAMAQNVQDELTKAQANLDGIEVEGVSGGGLIKVKASAKGRIIGVDIDESLLAPSEKQMLEDLIAAALNDARAKADAAAQSEMSKLSSGIPLPPGFKLPF
- the rpoH gene encoding RNA polymerase sigma factor RpoH → MASGSNVPATIPALGGEQSLNRYLAEIKKFPILAPEQEYMLAKRFQEHGDPEAAAQLVTSHLRLVAKIAMGYRGYGLPVSELISEGNIGLMQGVKKFEPDRGFRLATYAMWWIRASIQEFILRSWSLVKMGTTAAQKKLFFNLRRMKAKLDAFEDGDLSPEHLAKIAKDLGVTEEEVTSMNRRMAMGGDTSLNVPMREDGEGQWQDWLADDSALQDEVVAEAQEADVRHTMLTEAMDELNEREQHILTERRLTDDPKTLEELSQVYGVSRERVRQIEVRAFEKLQKAMMRLAGDRRLLAVG